In Streptomyces sp. NBC_01408, one DNA window encodes the following:
- a CDS encoding MFS transporter, translating into MTRTAETTRPQRRIFADLTPLRTSVDYRRLWIGGTISWLGQAMTALAISLQVYDITRSSFSVGLVGLFSLVPLIVFGLYGGAIADTVDRRKLGLYSSLGSAGLSIALAGAALLDYHRVWFLYAVVALQSVCGALNGPARAAMTPRLLPAEQLPAANALNTVTMTAGMMAGPMLGGLIVGWWGYQSAYLIDAVTFTAALYAMWRLPSMKPDRAEGSRGRASVLDGLRFLGTRPNIRMTFFSDLAAMVLAQPKALFPAVAVLWFGGDAKTVGLLVAAPALGALLGGLFSGWQGRIRRHGLAILFAVAAWGLAIAVFGLTRNLWLGLFFLAVAGWSDTISMVFRTTMLQAATPDEMRGRLQGVFIVVVAGGPRLGDFFAGTVADVTSPTVAITGGGLGCVLVLGLLALRWRGFARYDARSPQA; encoded by the coding sequence GTGACCCGCACCGCCGAGACCACCCGCCCCCAACGGCGCATTTTCGCCGACCTCACTCCACTGCGCACTTCCGTGGACTACCGGCGGCTGTGGATCGGCGGAACGATTTCCTGGCTGGGTCAGGCGATGACCGCCCTCGCGATCTCGCTCCAGGTCTACGACATCACCCGCTCCAGCTTTTCCGTCGGGCTCGTCGGGCTCTTCTCCCTCGTCCCGCTCATCGTCTTCGGGCTCTACGGCGGGGCCATCGCCGACACCGTGGACCGGCGCAAGCTCGGCCTCTACAGCTCCCTCGGCTCCGCCGGCCTGTCGATCGCGCTCGCCGGGGCCGCGCTGCTCGACTACCACCGGGTGTGGTTCCTGTACGCGGTCGTCGCGCTCCAGTCGGTCTGCGGCGCCCTCAACGGGCCGGCCAGGGCCGCGATGACCCCGCGCCTGCTGCCGGCCGAGCAGCTGCCCGCCGCCAATGCCCTGAACACCGTGACCATGACCGCCGGGATGATGGCCGGGCCGATGCTGGGCGGGCTGATCGTCGGCTGGTGGGGGTACCAGTCGGCCTACCTGATCGACGCGGTCACCTTCACCGCCGCCCTGTACGCGATGTGGCGGCTGCCGTCGATGAAGCCCGACCGCGCCGAAGGCAGCCGTGGCAGGGCCTCCGTCCTGGACGGGCTGCGCTTCCTCGGGACCCGGCCGAACATCCGGATGACCTTCTTCTCCGACCTGGCCGCCATGGTGCTGGCGCAGCCGAAGGCGCTGTTCCCGGCCGTCGCCGTGCTCTGGTTCGGCGGCGACGCCAAGACGGTCGGCCTGCTCGTGGCCGCCCCCGCCCTCGGGGCGCTGCTGGGCGGGCTGTTCTCCGGCTGGCAGGGCCGCATCCGCCGGCACGGGCTGGCGATCCTGTTCGCCGTCGCCGCGTGGGGGCTGGCCATCGCGGTCTTCGGGCTCACCCGGAACCTGTGGCTCGGGCTGTTCTTCCTGGCCGTGGCCGGGTGGTCGGACACCATCTCGATGGTGTTCCGGACGACCATGCTCCAGGCCGCCACCCCGGACGAGATGCGCGGACGGCTGCAAGGCGTCTTCATCGTGGTCGTCGCGGGCGGGCCCCGGCTGGGGGACTTCTTCGCCGGGACCGTCGCGGACGTGACCTCCCCGACCGTGGCGATCACGGGCGGCGGGCTCGGGTGCGTGCTGGTGCTGGGCCTGCTGGCGCTGCGGTGGCGGGGCTTCGCCCGCTACGACGCGCGGTCGCCGCAGGCCTGA
- a CDS encoding cupin domain-containing protein: MTTQKVNIAEKLAGFTEQWAPRRVARVNDYEVKLARLQGEFVWHTHEDTDELFLVVGGTLTIHLRDGDVILGPGEMYVVPRGVEHCPAADEEAQILLFEPAGTTNTGTTGGDRTREPVDA, translated from the coding sequence ATGACGACACAGAAGGTCAACATCGCCGAGAAGCTGGCCGGTTTCACCGAGCAGTGGGCCCCACGACGGGTCGCCCGCGTCAACGACTACGAGGTCAAGCTCGCCCGGCTCCAGGGCGAGTTCGTCTGGCACACCCACGAGGACACCGACGAGCTCTTCCTGGTGGTCGGCGGCACGCTGACGATCCACTTGCGCGACGGGGACGTGATCCTGGGCCCCGGCGAGATGTACGTGGTCCCGCGCGGCGTGGAGCACTGCCCGGCGGCGGACGAGGAGGCGCAGATCCTGCTGTTCGAGCCGGCGGGCACCACCAACACCGGCACCACGGGCGGCGACCGCACCCGGGAACCGGTGGACGCCTAG
- a CDS encoding AraC family transcriptional regulator — translation MAAIRPRSTVSAWQPSVPGIAEVFHARFTDHAYPAHVHDTWALMILDGGRVDFALDRERHGVGVDGAVVLLPPGVPHDGRTVTEGGFRKRVLYLDTSVLPEALTGSAVDTPLLFDPALRERVHGLHRALGEQDPFEAQSRLVFVRERLHRWLSGREPAAYGDPGTGVAVRLRELLDARVAEGITLEEAAAELGRASGDRCHPTHLIRSFRRAYGLPPHAYLTGRRVEVARRLLLAGMRPAEAATAAGFYDQAHLARHFGRHVGTSPGRFARSGRV, via the coding sequence ATGGCCGCGATACGTCCGCGCAGCACCGTCTCCGCCTGGCAGCCGTCGGTGCCGGGCATCGCCGAGGTCTTCCACGCCCGGTTCACCGACCACGCGTACCCGGCTCATGTGCACGACACCTGGGCGCTGATGATCCTGGACGGCGGCCGGGTCGACTTCGCGCTGGACCGCGAGCGGCACGGCGTCGGCGTCGACGGGGCGGTGGTGCTGCTGCCGCCCGGGGTGCCCCACGACGGGCGGACCGTGACCGAGGGCGGATTCCGCAAGCGGGTGCTGTACCTGGACACCTCCGTGCTGCCGGAGGCGCTGACGGGCTCCGCCGTCGACACCCCGCTGCTGTTCGACCCGGCGTTGCGGGAGCGCGTGCACGGGCTGCACCGAGCCCTGGGCGAGCAGGACCCCTTCGAAGCGCAGTCGCGGCTGGTCTTCGTACGGGAGCGGCTGCACCGGTGGCTGTCGGGGCGCGAGCCGGCCGCGTACGGGGACCCGGGCACGGGGGTCGCCGTACGGCTGCGCGAGCTGCTCGACGCCCGGGTGGCCGAGGGGATCACTCTGGAGGAGGCCGCGGCGGAGCTGGGTCGTGCTTCCGGGGACCGCTGCCATCCGACGCACCTGATCCGCAGCTTCCGGAGGGCGTACGGCCTGCCCCCGCACGCCTATCTCACGGGGCGGCGGGTCGAGGTGGCGCGGCGGCTGCTGCTGGCCGGGATGCGGCCGGCCGAGGCGGCCACGGCGGCGGGGTTCTACGACCAGGCGCACCTGGCACGGCACTTCGGGCGGCACGTCGGGACCAGTCCGGGACGGTTCGCCCGATCCGGCCGGGTGTGA
- a CDS encoding carboxyl transferase domain-containing protein produces MTTTRLSARAAIASVADPGSFAELPAPRRESPPDGPLTWAGYDDSRAWAAARTGEQESVVTGTARIGGREATVISFEFGFLGGSLGERTGDRLEAAYTHAREHRLPLVSLIATGGSRMQEGMLALTQLQRVARQCVLTRAAGLPQIAVLRDPTTGGGWATLGAGADVILALPGAQVGFAGSRVRPADADPAAYSAEGQYAAGHVDAVVAPADLPGTLADWLRLLAAPRPEGSTEPVAPPAALAAVAPPETGWDAVLQARHPGRPHAEAYLDAYFTLRLPLSGDRAGGTDPGMLCGFGLREGRPVAYAAQCGTATRPAGYRTATRVIRLADRLGIPVLTLVDTPGAANDAAAEHAGAGAAIADTFAALAAATVPVTTLLIGEGGSGGALALAAPGNTWVTPDSYFSVIAPELAAAILKRPPTEVHATADQLRIRPQDLVSLGVARGIVSPSVPSP; encoded by the coding sequence GTGACGACGACCCGCCTCTCGGCCCGCGCGGCCATCGCCTCCGTTGCCGATCCCGGCAGCTTCGCCGAACTCCCCGCCCCCCGGCGGGAGTCCCCGCCCGACGGGCCGCTGACCTGGGCCGGTTACGACGACTCCCGCGCCTGGGCCGCCGCCCGGACCGGTGAGCAGGAGTCCGTGGTCACCGGCACCGCCCGCATCGGCGGCCGCGAAGCCACCGTGATCTCCTTCGAGTTCGGCTTCCTCGGCGGTTCCCTGGGCGAACGCACCGGAGACCGGCTCGAAGCCGCCTACACCCACGCTCGGGAGCACCGCCTCCCCCTCGTCTCCCTCATCGCCACCGGCGGCTCCCGCATGCAGGAGGGCATGCTGGCGCTGACGCAGCTCCAGCGGGTGGCCCGCCAGTGCGTCCTCACCCGCGCCGCCGGTCTCCCCCAGATCGCCGTCCTGCGCGATCCCACCACCGGCGGCGGCTGGGCCACCCTCGGAGCCGGGGCGGACGTGATCCTCGCCCTCCCCGGAGCCCAGGTCGGCTTCGCCGGGTCCCGGGTGCGCCCGGCGGACGCGGACCCGGCCGCGTACTCCGCCGAGGGCCAGTACGCCGCCGGCCACGTGGACGCCGTCGTCGCCCCGGCGGACCTCCCGGGCACCCTGGCCGACTGGCTCCGGCTCCTGGCCGCGCCCCGCCCCGAGGGGTCCACCGAACCCGTCGCGCCCCCGGCCGCACTGGCCGCCGTGGCACCGCCCGAGACCGGCTGGGACGCCGTGCTCCAGGCCCGCCACCCCGGCCGGCCGCACGCCGAGGCGTACCTGGACGCGTACTTCACCCTCCGCCTGCCCCTCTCCGGGGACCGGGCCGGCGGCACGGACCCCGGCATGCTGTGCGGGTTCGGGCTGCGGGAGGGCCGGCCGGTGGCGTACGCCGCCCAGTGCGGCACCGCCACCCGCCCGGCGGGCTACCGTACGGCCACCCGCGTCATCCGCCTCGCGGACCGGCTCGGGATTCCCGTGCTCACCCTGGTGGACACCCCGGGCGCCGCCAACGACGCCGCCGCCGAGCACGCGGGCGCCGGCGCGGCCATCGCGGACACCTTCGCGGCACTGGCCGCGGCAACCGTCCCCGTCACCACCCTGCTGATCGGCGAGGGCGGCTCGGGCGGCGCCCTCGCGCTGGCCGCGCCCGGGAACACCTGGGTCACCCCGGACAGCTACTTCTCGGTCATCGCCCCCGAACTGGCGGCGGCCATCCTCAAGCGCCCCCCGACGGAGGTCCACGCCACCGCCGACCAACTGCGCATCCGCCCCCAGGACCTGGTGTCCCTGGGGGTGGCCCGCGGGATCGTGAGCCCCTCGGTTCCCAGCCCCTAG
- a CDS encoding GAF domain-containing protein: protein MTGPDTTAQQQEPDPPAPDPGPERAGLPVLLEAVLSVGSELELHSTLQHIVESAAELCTARYAALGVIDPERVRLTELFTTGLSEAERAAIPRLPDGRCGLLGVLVSDPRPLLLDDLTKDPRATGFPPGHPPMRSFLGVPIRVHTEVFGNLYLTEKRGGGPFTEEDLALVRVLASQAGIAIGNARLYETARRRERWIEGAAAVTTTLLAGRPAADALRCVAERARLLADAEAGVVLQPTPQGGMEIVAASTQGDPGDLIGTAIAPGSPVLEQLLGGEPVFIEDSATDPRMTTHVRERFGPSMMLPLQSGGQLIGTLALPRGRGGRPYDAVDRLLASQFASQAALALVLADAQHDREQLAVYEDRDRIARDLHDLVVQRLFATEMMLESTRRRSSNAPSGDTVGEELTRAVDELDSTIQEVRTAIFALQQPPSDAPTTFRGRVLRETGGAGVLLGFQPSVHFAGAVDTLIPDPVAGDLLAALRGALAAAHRRSGVTSIGVEIDATPSRARLTVTDDGRTDSGTRGTRTTWESAL, encoded by the coding sequence ATGACGGGTCCGGACACCACAGCACAACAGCAGGAGCCGGACCCGCCCGCTCCGGACCCGGGTCCGGAGCGGGCGGGCCTTCCCGTCCTGCTGGAGGCGGTGCTCAGCGTCGGCTCCGAGCTGGAGCTGCACTCGACCCTCCAGCACATCGTGGAATCGGCGGCCGAGCTGTGCACGGCGCGCTACGCGGCGCTCGGGGTCATCGACCCCGAGCGCGTCCGGCTGACCGAGCTGTTCACCACCGGGCTGAGCGAGGCGGAGCGCGCCGCGATCCCCCGCCTCCCGGACGGGCGCTGCGGGCTGCTCGGCGTCCTCGTCTCCGACCCGCGCCCGCTGCTGCTCGACGACCTCACCAAGGACCCCCGGGCCACCGGCTTCCCGCCGGGCCACCCGCCGATGCGCAGCTTCCTGGGCGTCCCGATCCGGGTGCACACCGAGGTCTTCGGCAACCTCTACCTGACCGAGAAGCGCGGCGGCGGCCCCTTCACCGAAGAGGACCTGGCCCTGGTGCGCGTCCTGGCCTCGCAGGCGGGCATAGCGATCGGCAACGCCCGGCTGTACGAGACCGCGCGCCGCCGGGAGCGGTGGATCGAGGGCGCAGCCGCCGTGACCACGACCCTGCTGGCGGGCCGGCCGGCGGCGGACGCGCTGAGGTGCGTGGCCGAGCGGGCCCGGCTGCTCGCGGACGCGGAGGCCGGGGTGGTGCTCCAGCCGACCCCGCAGGGCGGGATGGAGATCGTGGCCGCGTCCACCCAGGGCGACCCCGGGGACCTGATCGGGACGGCCATCGCCCCCGGCTCGCCGGTCCTGGAACAACTGCTGGGCGGCGAGCCGGTGTTCATCGAGGACTCGGCCACCGACCCCCGGATGACCACGCACGTCCGCGAACGGTTCGGGCCCAGCATGATGCTCCCGCTCCAGAGCGGCGGTCAGCTGATCGGCACCCTGGCCCTGCCGCGCGGCCGGGGCGGCCGCCCGTACGACGCGGTGGACCGGCTGCTGGCCTCGCAGTTCGCCTCCCAGGCCGCGCTCGCCCTCGTCCTCGCGGACGCGCAGCACGACCGGGAGCAGCTGGCGGTGTACGAGGACCGCGACCGGATCGCGCGGGACCTGCACGACCTGGTGGTCCAGCGGCTGTTCGCGACGGAGATGATGCTGGAGTCCACCCGGCGGCGTTCGTCCAACGCCCCGAGCGGAGACACGGTGGGCGAGGAGCTGACCCGCGCGGTCGACGAACTGGACTCCACCATCCAGGAGGTGCGGACGGCCATCTTCGCTCTCCAGCAGCCGCCGTCCGACGCCCCGACGACCTTCCGGGGCCGGGTGCTGCGCGAGACGGGCGGGGCGGGGGTCCTGCTGGGGTTCCAGCCGTCGGTGCACTTCGCGGGCGCGGTGGACACGCTGATTCCGGACCCGGTGGCGGGCGATCTGCTCGCTGCCCTGCGCGGCGCGCTGGCCGCGGCGCACCGGCGCAGCGGGGTCACCTCGATCGGGGTGGAGATCGACGCCACCCCCTCCCGGGCCCGCCTGACGGTGACGGACGACGGCCGCACGGATTCGGGCACCCGGGGAACGAGGACGACCTGGGAGTCGGCCCTGTAG
- a CDS encoding rod shape-determining protein, which translates to MTVSLEQLRRCHVAVDLGAARTRVYVKGAGLVVDEPSVAAVNTRTGALIAVGTFAERMTGRTPDYIRVVRPVSGGTVVDIEMAQRMLRHLLGEKLRRALRRKPRLRAAACTPHDADPLAQRATVETLVGLGARRVELVDTLIAAAVGCGLPVEQPTATMIMVCGAAATQVAVLSLGSIVTAERIPVGGEAIDHAVVQHLRHAHELMLPSQAVRPLQLALHGNGITAEGPASTLIHGRDVATGLARSVQVDTAAVRDAIHTPLTAVLDGIGKVLRDCPPDLVADLTDRGIMMVGGSALLPGLDQMLRDATGMPVAIAERPDVCAVLGLGAMLEGKIAPMVLNPLTE; encoded by the coding sequence GTGACCGTCAGTCTTGAGCAGTTGCGCCGCTGCCACGTCGCCGTCGACCTGGGTGCGGCCAGAACCCGTGTGTACGTCAAGGGCGCCGGCCTCGTCGTCGACGAGCCCAGCGTGGCCGCGGTGAACACGCGGACCGGCGCGCTCATCGCCGTCGGGACCTTCGCCGAACGGATGACCGGCCGCACCCCCGACTACATCCGGGTCGTACGCCCCGTATCCGGCGGCACGGTCGTCGACATCGAGATGGCCCAGCGGATGCTGCGCCACCTGCTCGGCGAGAAGCTGCGGCGGGCCCTGCGCCGCAAGCCCCGGCTGCGGGCCGCCGCCTGCACCCCGCACGACGCGGACCCCCTCGCCCAGCGGGCGACCGTGGAGACCCTGGTCGGCCTCGGGGCCCGGCGCGTCGAACTGGTCGACACCCTGATCGCCGCGGCCGTCGGCTGCGGACTCCCCGTGGAGCAGCCGACCGCGACCATGATCATGGTGTGCGGGGCCGCGGCCACCCAGGTGGCCGTCCTCTCCCTCGGCTCGATCGTCACCGCCGAGCGGATCCCGGTCGGCGGCGAGGCCATCGACCACGCGGTGGTCCAGCACCTGCGCCACGCGCACGAGCTGATGCTTCCCAGCCAGGCCGTCCGGCCGCTCCAGCTGGCCCTGCACGGCAACGGCATCACCGCCGAGGGACCGGCCTCCACCCTGATCCACGGCCGTGACGTGGCCACCGGACTGGCCCGCTCCGTCCAGGTGGACACCGCGGCCGTACGGGACGCGATCCACACCCCCCTGACCGCTGTCCTCGACGGCATCGGCAAGGTCCTGCGGGACTGCCCGCCGGACCTGGTGGCGGACCTGACGGACCGGGGGATCATGATGGTGGGCGGCAGCGCTCTGCTGCCGGGCCTGGACCAGATGCTGCGCGATGCCACCGGCATGCCCGTCGCCATCGCGGAACGGCCGGACGTGTGCGCCGTACTCGGTCTCGGCGCGATGCTCGAAGGGAAGATCGCCCCCATGGTCCTCAACCCGCTGACCGAATGA
- a CDS encoding triacylglycerol lipase, giving the protein MLTARQRLLAFLTLCLALLAPVPSHAADRVTAPASGRAAPRSPVVFVHGYNADPGVWGALREDLRAAGYADSELFSWGYDTHQSVNEVLAGRLAAYVDQVRRETGAAKVDVVGHSFGSLVSRWYVKFGGGAAVVDHWVSLAGPNRGTSTAWACALWDQACRDMTPGSYVVKNLNSGDETPGAVKYATFWSNCDEVVNPDDSVPLTGAANTPVGCLTHNDLLGDDGTSAGVRAFLAS; this is encoded by the coding sequence ATGCTGACGGCCCGCCAGAGACTGCTGGCATTCCTGACACTCTGCCTGGCGCTGCTGGCGCCCGTCCCTTCCCATGCCGCCGACCGGGTCACCGCTCCCGCCTCCGGCCGGGCGGCGCCGCGCAGTCCGGTGGTCTTCGTCCACGGTTACAACGCCGACCCGGGCGTCTGGGGAGCCCTGCGCGAGGACCTGCGCGCCGCCGGGTACGCCGACTCGGAACTCTTCTCCTGGGGTTACGACACCCACCAGTCGGTCAACGAGGTGCTCGCCGGACGGCTCGCCGCGTACGTCGACCAGGTCCGCCGGGAGACCGGCGCCGCGAAGGTCGACGTCGTCGGCCACTCCTTCGGCTCGCTCGTCAGCCGCTGGTACGTGAAGTTCGGCGGCGGCGCGGCCGTCGTGGACCACTGGGTCTCGCTGGCCGGGCCCAACCGGGGCACCTCCACCGCCTGGGCCTGCGCCCTGTGGGACCAGGCGTGCCGGGACATGACCCCCGGTTCGTACGTGGTGAAGAACCTGAATTCCGGGGACGAGACCCCGGGCGCCGTGAAGTACGCGACCTTCTGGTCGAACTGCGACGAGGTGGTCAACCCGGACGACAGCGTCCCGCTGACCGGAGCCGCCAACACGCCGGTCGGCTGCCTGACCCACAACGACCTGCTCGGCGACGACGGCACCTCGGCCGGCGTACGGGCCTTCCTCGCTTCCTAG
- a CDS encoding MarR family winged helix-turn-helix transcriptional regulator: MPSRRADPVTLEVVELIGDVVARYHEEYEHAAARHQLTGAQARVLGLLSLEPLPMRRIAQKLKCEPSNITGIIDRLETRGLVERRPDPADRRVKLAAPTDEGLQTADRLRESLDFAREPLAGLSTAERAVLRDLLKRMLG; this comes from the coding sequence ATGCCCAGTCGTCGCGCAGACCCAGTGACCCTTGAGGTCGTCGAACTCATCGGCGACGTCGTGGCCCGCTACCACGAGGAGTACGAGCACGCCGCCGCCCGCCATCAGCTCACCGGCGCCCAGGCCCGCGTGCTCGGACTGCTCTCCCTGGAGCCGCTGCCGATGCGCCGCATCGCGCAGAAGCTGAAGTGCGAGCCCTCCAACATCACCGGCATCATCGACCGGCTGGAGACGCGCGGCCTGGTCGAGCGCCGCCCCGACCCGGCCGACCGCCGGGTGAAGCTGGCCGCCCCCACCGACGAGGGCCTGCAGACCGCGGACCGGCTGCGGGAGTCGCTGGACTTCGCGCGCGAGCCGCTGGCCGGTCTGTCCACGGCCGAGCGGGCGGTGCTGAGGGACCTGCTCAAGCGGATGCTGGGCTGA
- a CDS encoding NADP-dependent oxidoreductase → MSEIPAVSREWHLVRRPQGWPVAEDFALREVPVSAEPAPGRILVRNLHMSVDPYMRGRMNDVKSYIPPFQLDQPMDGGAVGEVVASADERFAVGDHVLHGLGWREYAELDAKHATKVDGALAPLSTYLGVLGMPGLTAYAGLFEVASFKEGDAVFVSGAAGAVGGLVGQFAKIKGASRVIGSAGSDEKVTLLTEKYGFDAAFNYKNGPVGQQLRDAAPEGIDVYFDNVGGDHLEAAISSLNVNGRATLCGAIAHYNDTEAAPGPRNLMQVIGKRLRLQGILVNDHAGLQPQFVQDVAGWLRSGELRYDETVVEGVENATSAFLGMLRGENTGKMIVSFTG, encoded by the coding sequence ATGTCCGAGATCCCTGCCGTCAGCCGCGAGTGGCACCTCGTCCGCCGTCCGCAGGGCTGGCCCGTCGCCGAGGACTTCGCCCTGCGCGAGGTGCCCGTCTCCGCCGAGCCCGCCCCCGGCCGGATCCTCGTACGCAACCTCCACATGTCCGTGGACCCGTACATGCGCGGCCGGATGAACGACGTGAAGTCGTACATCCCGCCCTTCCAGCTGGACCAGCCGATGGACGGCGGCGCGGTCGGTGAGGTCGTGGCCTCCGCCGACGAGCGCTTCGCGGTCGGCGACCACGTCCTGCACGGCCTGGGCTGGCGTGAGTACGCGGAGCTGGACGCCAAGCACGCCACCAAGGTCGACGGCGCCCTCGCCCCGCTCTCCACCTACCTCGGCGTCCTCGGCATGCCCGGCCTGACCGCCTACGCGGGGCTCTTCGAGGTCGCTTCCTTCAAGGAGGGCGACGCCGTCTTCGTCTCCGGCGCGGCCGGTGCGGTCGGCGGCCTCGTCGGCCAGTTCGCCAAGATCAAGGGCGCCTCCCGGGTGATCGGCTCCGCCGGCTCGGACGAGAAGGTGACGCTGCTCACAGAGAAGTACGGCTTCGACGCGGCCTTCAACTACAAGAACGGCCCCGTCGGCCAGCAGCTGAGGGACGCCGCCCCCGAGGGCATCGACGTCTACTTCGACAACGTCGGCGGGGACCACCTGGAGGCCGCCATCTCCTCCCTGAACGTGAACGGCCGGGCCACCCTCTGCGGTGCGATCGCCCACTACAACGACACCGAGGCCGCCCCCGGTCCGCGCAACCTGATGCAGGTCATCGGCAAGCGGCTGCGCCTCCAGGGCATCCTGGTCAACGACCACGCCGGACTCCAGCCGCAGTTCGTCCAGGACGTCGCCGGATGGCTGCGTTCCGGTGAGCTCCGGTACGACGAGACGGTCGTCGAGGGCGTCGAGAACGCGACCTCCGCCTTCCTCGGCATGCTGCGCGGCGAGAACACCGGAAAGATGATCGTTTCTTTCACCGGCTAG
- a CDS encoding organic hydroperoxide resistance protein, whose product MSIQYSDVAYTAVATAENGRDGRVATNDGQLDVVVNPPKELGGSGAGTNPEQLFAAGYSACFQGALGVVAKNENADISGSTVTAEVGIGKNDEGFGLIVKISAVIPNVDAATAKDLIEKAHQVCPYSKATRGNITVELAV is encoded by the coding sequence ATGTCCATCCAGTACTCCGACGTCGCGTACACCGCTGTAGCCACCGCCGAGAACGGCCGTGACGGCCGCGTCGCCACCAACGACGGCCAGCTCGACGTCGTCGTGAACCCGCCGAAGGAGCTCGGTGGCAGCGGCGCCGGCACCAACCCGGAGCAGCTGTTCGCCGCCGGCTACAGCGCCTGCTTCCAGGGCGCCCTGGGTGTCGTCGCCAAGAACGAGAACGCCGACATCTCCGGCTCCACCGTCACCGCCGAGGTCGGCATAGGCAAGAACGACGAGGGCTTCGGCCTGATCGTCAAGATCTCCGCCGTGATCCCGAACGTGGACGCCGCCACCGCCAAGGACCTCATCGAGAAGGCCCACCAGGTCTGCCCGTACTCCAAGGCCACCCGCGGCAACATCACCGTCGAGCTCGCCGTCTGA
- a CDS encoding EI24 domain-containing protein — protein sequence MSDLAGGFRYLLAGQRWVFGHGRWLGFGLLPGLVTLVLYAGALIGLGSGADDLTAWATPFADDWSSPWLGLFRGFLTALVFCLGLFIAVITFTAVTLLIGQPFYESLSEAVDRSEGGEVPESGLSLWQELWISARDSVKVLGRVLLYGILLFALGFIPVIGQTVVPAIGFCVSGYFLTHELTSVALQRRRVELADRLALLRSRRMLVLGFGVPLVLAFVVPFVAVFLMPGAVAGATLMARALLPADAPRERPDQAAPGNHAGDANQAQWAGHTNHADHTGHAGPQQAGAPAPGSPQAQGQAKGFGPPPPGF from the coding sequence ATGAGTGATCTTGCGGGGGGCTTCCGGTATCTGCTGGCCGGACAGCGTTGGGTTTTCGGGCACGGCCGCTGGCTGGGATTCGGGCTGCTGCCCGGGCTGGTGACCCTCGTCCTCTACGCCGGCGCGCTGATCGGGCTCGGCTCCGGCGCCGACGACCTGACCGCCTGGGCCACCCCCTTCGCCGACGACTGGTCCTCGCCGTGGCTCGGACTCTTCCGCGGCTTCCTGACCGCGCTGGTCTTCTGCCTCGGGCTCTTCATCGCGGTGATCACCTTCACCGCCGTGACCCTGCTGATCGGCCAGCCGTTCTACGAGTCCCTCTCGGAGGCGGTCGACCGCAGCGAGGGCGGCGAGGTCCCCGAGTCCGGGCTCTCCCTCTGGCAGGAGCTGTGGATCTCCGCACGGGACAGCGTGAAGGTGCTCGGCCGGGTCCTGCTCTACGGGATCCTGCTCTTCGCCCTGGGCTTCATTCCGGTGATCGGGCAGACCGTGGTCCCGGCGATCGGGTTCTGCGTCTCCGGCTACTTCCTGACCCACGAGCTCACCTCCGTCGCCCTCCAGCGGCGCCGGGTGGAGCTGGCCGACCGGCTGGCGCTGCTGCGGTCGCGGCGGATGCTGGTGCTCGGCTTCGGAGTGCCGCTGGTGCTGGCCTTCGTGGTGCCCTTCGTCGCGGTGTTCCTGATGCCGGGCGCGGTGGCCGGCGCCACGCTGATGGCGCGGGCCCTGCTGCCGGCCGACGCACCGCGGGAGCGGCCGGACCAGGCGGCCCCCGGGAACCACGCGGGCGATGCGAACCAGGCACAGTGGGCCGGCCACACGAACCACGCGGACCACACGGGTCACGCCGGACCGCAGCAGGCCGGCGCACCGGCACCGGGATCACCCCAGGCTCAGGGCCAGGCCAAGGGCTTCGGTCCGCCGCCGCCCGGTTTCTAG